DNA sequence from the Alosa sapidissima isolate fAloSap1 chromosome 13, fAloSap1.pri, whole genome shotgun sequence genome:
CTCTGATGGGTGAATGTACTAAGTAAATTTGATTTTGATTCAAATGCCAAAAACTGGCCTAAATATTAGCTTCTTATAAATAATCAGCTTTTTGGATATGAATGTCAGCCATGATTTTGGAAATGAATGTCAGTCAATGTGAGTCTATTATAATATTAATAACAGGTTAGTTGAAAGGTTAGTGTTAAGTTGCTCATCACTCTGCTTTGTCCTGGTACGATGCGTGCAGCAAGGAAACAAAACATTTGTGTATGCCATCCAATAAGTGGTACGTTTgggtttaaataaataaaaaaaaacagaagggcTATAATATTCTGTCTCCTCTTTTTTGGCCAACAAATATATATGTTGATAGCCATAGTTCTCTTTTAATGACGTCAGTGCCGTCTCCTCATCATCTTGTCTCTAATCATCAAAAAATGGTCGTCTATGAATATATTTTGTCATCATTTTCCTAACACTGCTCTGTACTAaccttgctttctctctttctctctctgtcttcccatCTTGCTCTTGCTGGCCCGTTGGCAGGATTTGGGGGGCTGGGTGCGGTCAGCACCACGGCTGGGGGTTTTAGTTTAGGAGGGTTTGGCATTAATGCCAACCCAGCTGCTGTCAACTTTAACGTGGGGGGTTTTGGGGctcccaccaccacaaccaccgtTTTCAATTTCGGCAATAGCATTGCTAGTGCAGGTAGATTTTTCTTATAGTCCACCCGTCAATCATTCCGTGACTGTCAATCATCCGTGTCTTCTGCACGCAACCGGTCATTCATATATTctggtagattttttttttttgtcactcATTCTCATCTTTTGAAAGTAGTATTACAGCATTTCGAAGTCTTTCAGTATTACAAAGTCTTGTATTTCAGAATGTATTGATAAATGTCTTGGTTGCCTCTGTTCAGTTCTTTGCATCGTTGTTTGAAGCATCTCATTACCATGTAAAACCAGTAGAGGTCACTAAAGATTGTTAAATCTTTATTTTCATGGCATTATTTCAATGCACGGCCCTCTACATACCTGTCTGACTTGTGCATTGGGAATGCACTGTGAACACACCTTTTCATAGCACAAACaggttttttgtgtgtatgtgtggttgtttatgatttgtcattttcacaAACCTCAAACATCTTTCGCACATacctcccccctcccacacCGGTTTCTTTGCCCTGCATCACTTCTGAATGTCTGTTGCACAGGCGCATTTGGAGGGTTCGGGACCACCACCACTTCTGCTGCCCCCGGGTCGACATTTAGTTTTGCCACACCCTCAAACACTggaggtggggtgtgtgtgtgcgtgtgcgtgtgtgtgtgtgtgtgcgcgtgtgtgttgggCCTCTCCTAATAAAATGCTCTGAACTAAACTGTAGTAACAACTTCCCACAACCTCCCTTCtgcctcagctctctctctgttgtagtGGTCTTCACCTCTGTATTGACCCTTTACCTTCTATTGTGGCGCCTTAATGGTGCTCCCAGTGTAACCGCTGTGTCTGCTGTCATAGGTGGCTTGTTTGGGAATCCTCAGAATAAGGGCTTTGGCTTCTCTGGTCTGGGCGCCGGGGCCGCTGCGCCGGCCGGCTTTGGCACAGGCTTGACCGGGGCCGGGTTGGGCTTTGGAGGCTTCAACCTGCCAacgcaacagcagcagcaaggtGAGCTCTCAAACATTAGCACAGTGCTGTGCACGgtttattaatgttttgttgttgacagGGAAAGCAAGTTTTTTGCTAGCATGTTGTCCCAGCATACATAATGTGATTTAGCATCTAATATAATCTAGATCACAGATGATGTGATTGATGAAAACCATTGCAGATGAAATTGATCTTGGCACTCAAGAGTGGAAAGAAAACATTTCTGTTGGCGATCTGATGCATAAACATCAAGCTGGaccttcatttgtgtgtgtgtgtgacaggaggTCTTTTTGGGCAGCAAGCCCAGGCTCCAGCACAGTCCAACCAGCTCATAAACACAGCTAGTGCCCTGTCAGCGCCTACCCTGCTGGGTGACGAACGCGATGCCATCCTGGCCAAGTGGAACCAGCTGCAGGCGTTCTGGGGCACGGGCAAGGGCTTCTTCAACAACAACATCCCCCCGGTGGACTTCACCCAGGAGAACCCCTTCTGCAGGTTCAAGGTAGGCTCACCGGAGTGGAATTTGGATTCGTTTTATCTGGCAGACATGAAGGACTCGGCGACCCTGAGAAGTGGTATGCCGTGTCTGGAAAATTTCAGGCTTGCATTGGTGTTACAGCCTGGaaatatgtatattttttctGGCATTATTGTTACATTTCTGTGTCTCTAAAgaaagagttttttttcttaACAAACCACTGCATACAGAATAATGATGCTTATAAGTTATTTTTGTCACCGGTGTGTTTGAGCTTGCTGCACAAAGTATTCCATGTATATTTTCTTTCCCTTCCACACACTCAGCATTGGGCATATATTTAaaatagcatgtgtgtgtgtgtccatcctcaGGCAGTGGGCTACAGTTGTACTCCAGGGAGTAAGGATGAGGATGGGCTGCTGGTCCTGGTGTTGAACAGGAAGGAGGCCGACGTTagggcccagcagcagcagctggtcGAGTCCCTTCACAAGGTGCTGGGAGGACACCAGAACCTCTCTGTCAATGTGGAGGCTGTCAAAACCCTGCCTGATGACCAGTGAGCCCTACTTTTTGTCAGCTTTTAAACCATTTTAGCTGCTAGTtgctgtggtaaacggttcacgagaaaagtaactttaatttaatcatactATTCTACATAcagttctgcgcccatctccctacccattcatctcggtggaatattcCACGAATTCTTCACTGAACACATGacaaccatatatcagaataaacaacagaccttaccaaacacaaaggtgtaaagcattcccctgtacaATTAGTCATTCCAGAGTAATTCGGTTTTGAATTTACAGAACATTTCtacatgcatgtctccaactttgggttttaagtttcacaatgtgtttaaattgttcaatacatgatttcataacggaccaaatacaaaataaatgttacaaatatcgcctagatatctgtaaatattaaaatcagagggtATACAGCTcatgactaagagtttgtctgTTCCCAGGTATTGCTGTGTATTAGAATGAGTACAATATCAGATGACTTTCAGGTCTGAGACGTAAGGTAAAATATTCCTCTCTGCTCTTGTGTGTCCCTTGCAGGACGGAGGTAATCATCTACTTAGTGGAGCGCTCGCCTAACGGCACGTCCAAGCGGGTTCCAGCCAGCACACTCTTCAGCTTCGCAGAGCAGGTCAACGTCAAGGTCCAGTTTCAGCAGCTGGGCGTGCTAATGTCCCTCACGcgcactgccctctccccagcCCAGCTCAAGCAGCTGCTCCAGAACCCACCTGCAGGTGAGTCACGCCACTGCAGCCATGCTCTGTTTGATGTGCTTGTACTGTCCACATATACTTATAAAATTAAATATGTAAAACATGCCATTTGTGTTGTAGGTGTGGATCCTATCATATGGGAACAAGCCAAAGTGGATAATCCTGACCCTGACAAGTAGGTTGAGATCAAATGCCCTTTTTGCCCTGGTTGTCTTTCTTGCTTTGGTATGCATATGGATTGTAGGATAAGCCCTACAGTCACAGTTTTGTGAGTCTGTATGTTTAGAAATGTAACAGCAATGCTCTGTGTTAATTCTGTCAGAAGTACTGAATAACAAGAATGCCCTGTGTTAATTCTGTCTGTAGAACTGAATAACAAGAATGCCCTGTGTTAATTCTGTCTGTAGAACTGAATAACAAGGATGCCCTGTGTTAATTCTGTCTGTAGAACTGAATAACAAGGATGCCCTGTTTTAATTTTGTTGGCAAAACTGAATAACAAGGATGCCCTGGGTCTTTTGCAGGCTGATCCCTGTGCCGATGGTGGGTTTCAAGGAGCTGCTCCGTCGGCTGAAAATCCAAGACCAGATGACCAAACAGCACCAGACCAGAGTTGATGTGAGTGCAGTCCACACCTGTACTTGCTCAGCTTGCTCTTGTTTTGGACTAATCCACCTTGACTAAGCTGCTTAGAAACTGCATCAGTTGTGAACTTCTGAGTGGTATTTAATGAACTTTAATTGGGTTATTTACCAGATAATTGCTAATGACATCAGCGAGCTGCAGAAGAACCAAGCAACCACAGTGGCCAAAATCGCTCAGTATAAGAGGAAGCTGATGGATTTGTCCCACAGGGTGTTGCAGGTAAGATTTGCCAATGCTCCACCAGCTACTTATCCTGATACGCAAAACTCaaggttcccacgggtcatggaataacatggaattttaaaaaatggctAGTTATTGTCTACTCAGAACAAAGGTAGACCGTTTGTTACAGTTCATGGAAAGCCAGGAGATTTGACTTGTGACTTAGTGAGAACCCTGAAAACCCCATCTGTGTCTGAGTCAAATTTGATATGTGAACCCTGATATTTTGTGtcttaaatggtaaaattgcTTAAACTTTTGACCTTTTGGTTTCTTTCCTTTTGGTTTTTCTGGGCATTATGTGCAAATGTGGATTTTTCCATTTCATAGAGCTAAAGCAACCCCCCTGCTGGCATGCTTGGCTCTGCAATTTCTGGATTTTTTAAATGAATTCTAGTGAATAAAGGCTTAATGGTTTGATAGTAACTCACTTGAACCTCAGGGATTGTTGGATGCAGTTTAACAAATCCCTTGAGGGTGTTCTCAGAGATTtaggtttatttgtgtgtgtgtgtgtgtgtgcgcgcgttctGGACAGGTGCTGATAAAACAAGAAATCCAGAGAAAGAGCGGCTACGCCATCCAAGTGGACGAGGAGCACCTCAGAGTGCAGCTGGACACCATCCAGTCTGAACTCAATGCCCCTACTCAGTTTAAGGTGAGCCATTCAGAACTGCTCACTTTCCCCTGACCCCCCCAACCAAACTCATTCCATGACCCAAAGCACTATGTGGGGGCagcctcactgtgttcactgagtgctctgtgtgtttcactaatttacggatgGGATaagtgcagagaccaaattccttgtatatgcaagtatacttggcctataaacctgatttacatttttatattttacccAATACACGACTGAACTCTCTTCCAGTGCTCTCTTCCAGTGTTTTCTAagggtatttgacatgaaaAAGATATTACATCAACTGATCAGCCGATATGAGGTAGACTGTTGGTGAGTGGGTTcattttgtgcatttgtgtttgcCTCTCCAGGGCAGGCTGAATGAACTGATGTCCCAGATCCGCATGCAGAACCACTTTGGTGCGGTCCGCTCAGAGGAGAGGTACAGCGTGGATGCCGATCTGCTTAGGGAGATCAAACAGGTACATCTGATGGGGAAAGGGAGGAAAAGGCGTACAGTGGGCATTGGCACTTCGGCATGACCGTCTCCTCAACTGATCTAAAAGTCCCTTTACTGGCCAGTCTCCCAGTGCCACATAAGCACTAGACTTTCATTTTGCGGTGACATGTAACGTTAAAGGTGCAGGCAGCAATTGCGCAGAAAGTCGCATTTCTTTAATGTCCAAGTTCAGTACAACGTGGTGCTGGCGCTGGACTATGAAAGCCTACAGCTCCGCCAAATCTGGCGGCAACAATTTGATTTGTAGAGCAACACTTGCTGCCTGAAGTATAAATTGGCCGTAGCAGTGTGTTGGTCAGGGGGGAATAATGAACAAATCTGTATATTTGGACTAAGCCCTAAAACCGGTTGTGTTTTCAACAGCATCTGAAACAGCAACAGGAGGGTCTAAGCCACCTGATTGGCGTCATTAAAGATGATATGGAAGACATCAAACTCATCGAGCATGGTCTCCACGACAGCGTTCACATACGAGGGGGCAAACTGAGCTGACAGTCtcgtacgcacacatacatatgcccTGGAAACTCAACCTTCAGACTTCTCCATCCTTAACAATAAACTTTTGATAATGTGAAAAATATCCATGCAGGTTAAGTGCCTTGTTAAGAATGTCTTGGTGGGAATGGTATCGGGGTTGGTTGATTCAGACATATTTGGTCAGGATCGATGTGAGAACCtgcttttatttattaaatGGGTTTACCGTTTACTGCATTCCAACCATCTCTGACTGAGAATACAACTCCTAGTCTATTTTGATATACGCAGGGGCCTAAACTTTAGCTGTGAGAAGTAGAGGTTTTTTTTAAAGGTCACATGCAAAGGCAATGATAGGCAATACGAAACGAGAAGAAACCGCATAGTTTTGCCATGATTATTCTGTAAATACATGTTTTATTGCATTTAAATCTGTGTTTTATGTACGATAATTGGCAGGAAAATGAGCTTGTATTGGTTAAATAAAGATGTAGAGGTTGTAATATTCAAGACTCtttttgatttattttcatgTGAAATTGTGTTGTCTCTAAACATCAGATGATGCATGTTAATGGTTGATGGTGATCATTTATTTCAGCCAGTCCGTATTGGCACGCCTAATTTCTTAAACAAGCTCAGATGTGTTGTAGAAAAAAATATAGCAAAAAAGTCAAGCTGAATATGATTTACCATTTCTCTGACCTAGCTTAGTCATTTTTAATGATTTGTCACAGATTGCAGTGTTCCATATTCCTTACGAGCACTTGCTGACAACAACAGATATGTCAACTGCCGTCCTAGAGGTTGCATGTCTTTTTTAGTATTGTCAGTGTTCAAGGACTCCTGACTGGTCAACTTCCCGGACGGCTTCCTCTGATTGGCCACTAACTATAGATGAGGTCAGGATGGGGCTTTGATCATGCTGTTGCCCATGTCATGATGGGTGCTGTCCACAAGCCGGAAGGCCTCCATGAACTCGTTAATGTCGATGCTGCCGTCGTGGTTGAAGTCGATGCTGTGGGCGAGGTCAACGATGGCCTCGTCACTGATCTCCATCTTCAGGTGAGAGCTCAGCAGCTTCCATGTTTGACGGAACTCCTCGAAGGAGATCAGACCTGCAGAGAACGCGGGCGATTCTGATTAAATTTCATTCATTGATTTAGATTACTGGCTGTTTAATCTTCCTGACGCAACTGAGAGCGTATAGTAAAGCTGCTTTGGTTGAATTAGAGCAGTTTACCTGTCTAATAATGACTCACCTGAGTTGTCTGTGTCAATGATACGGAAGATGGTCTCCAAATTGGAGTGGTGTTTGTAGAGAGTCTCCAGCACGTTTGTGTGTGCCAACTGTTGAAGGAAGATAACCGGATGTCCATTAGTACTAACTTAGGCAAATTTGCTGCAAGGCATCTGGTCAGTTACGATTTAAAGGAAAGATCAAGAATGAGCTTAATAAAGTTACTTTTCCCATTATTTGTGACATTTACCCACTTTAGACAAGGTGTAGCAACAGTGTTGCCTGTCTATGTGGATATTGGAACTGGAAATTGTATTGGAGTGTTTAGGTCAGCCCatgtgaggaagtgtgtgtgctcacctctTTGTTGGGCTCGGTGATGTCAAGTTCTCTGAACCAGCTGTGGTAGTCCAGCATGCCGTCCTGAGTGCTGTTCACCAACTGAGAGCGCAGCACGCGCCATGGCAGTGCCAGATGCAACAccgtctccatggcaacagccCAGTCTTTCAGCGAGATCAGACCTGGGCAAAGAAGTTCAGCCACAGACAAAAATTACATTCTACCACCAGGTGGAGTCGTGTGCCCTGAACCAATCTGACAACACTAGGTCAAAACACCACACAGTCAGGGTGAAAACGTCTCTGTTATCTGTCCACCTTGTTATTTTACTTCTAAAATATTTTCTAAAATTCCGTTTTTGTGGAGGGTGGTGAGCGGCTGCTGTAGTACCTGTGTTGTCTGGGTCGTATTGCTGGAAGACGCTCATGAGATCAGACTTGTGAGCAAAGAATTGCTCCCTCAGCGCACGTAGCGCAGAACGCTCTGTCCTTCCCACGCTGCA
Encoded proteins:
- the nup54 gene encoding nucleoporin p54 isoform X1, yielding MAFNFGGGAATNPASTSGFSFGSFAAKTSAPTAFGFGAPTTATASSGFGSFGTGFGAPTTTTTQSTGFNFGNTTTGFGGLGAVSTTAGGFSLGGFGINANPAAVNFNVGGFGAPTTTTTVFNFGNSIASAGAFGGFGTTTTSAAPGSTFSFATPSNTGGGLFGNPQNKGFGFSGLGAGAAAPAGFGTGLTGAGLGFGGFNLPTQQQQQGGLFGQQAQAPAQSNQLINTASALSAPTLLGDERDAILAKWNQLQAFWGTGKGFFNNNIPPVDFTQENPFCRFKAVGYSCTPGSKDEDGLLVLVLNRKEADVRAQQQQLVESLHKVLGGHQNLSVNVEAVKTLPDDQTEVIIYLVERSPNGTSKRVPASTLFSFAEQVNVKVQFQQLGVLMSLTRTALSPAQLKQLLQNPPAGVDPIIWEQAKVDNPDPDKLIPVPMVGFKELLRRLKIQDQMTKQHQTRVDIIANDISELQKNQATTVAKIAQYKRKLMDLSHRVLQVLIKQEIQRKSGYAIQVDEEHLRVQLDTIQSELNAPTQFKGRLNELMSQIRMQNHFGAVRSEERYSVDADLLREIKQHLKQQQEGLSHLIGVIKDDMEDIKLIEHGLHDSVHIRGGKLS
- the nup54 gene encoding nucleoporin p54 isoform X2, yielding MAFNFGGGAATNPASFGTGFGAPTTTTTQSTGFNFGNTTTGFGGLGAVSTTAGGFSLGGFGINANPAAVNFNVGGFGAPTTTTTVFNFGNSIASAGAFGGFGTTTTSAAPGSTFSFATPSNTGGGLFGNPQNKGFGFSGLGAGAAAPAGFGTGLTGAGLGFGGFNLPTQQQQQGGLFGQQAQAPAQSNQLINTASALSAPTLLGDERDAILAKWNQLQAFWGTGKGFFNNNIPPVDFTQENPFCRFKAVGYSCTPGSKDEDGLLVLVLNRKEADVRAQQQQLVESLHKVLGGHQNLSVNVEAVKTLPDDQTEVIIYLVERSPNGTSKRVPASTLFSFAEQVNVKVQFQQLGVLMSLTRTALSPAQLKQLLQNPPAGVDPIIWEQAKVDNPDPDKLIPVPMVGFKELLRRLKIQDQMTKQHQTRVDIIANDISELQKNQATTVAKIAQYKRKLMDLSHRVLQVLIKQEIQRKSGYAIQVDEEHLRVQLDTIQSELNAPTQFKGRLNELMSQIRMQNHFGAVRSEERYSVDADLLREIKQHLKQQQEGLSHLIGVIKDDMEDIKLIEHGLHDSVHIRGGKLS
- the nup54 gene encoding nucleoporin p54 isoform X3 produces the protein MAFNFGGGAATNPASTSGFSFGSFAAKTSAPTAFGFGAPTTATASSGFGSFGTGFGAPTTTTTQSTGFNFGNTTTGAFGGFGTTTTSAAPGSTFSFATPSNTGGGLFGNPQNKGFGFSGLGAGAAAPAGFGTGLTGAGLGFGGFNLPTQQQQQGGLFGQQAQAPAQSNQLINTASALSAPTLLGDERDAILAKWNQLQAFWGTGKGFFNNNIPPVDFTQENPFCRFKAVGYSCTPGSKDEDGLLVLVLNRKEADVRAQQQQLVESLHKVLGGHQNLSVNVEAVKTLPDDQTEVIIYLVERSPNGTSKRVPASTLFSFAEQVNVKVQFQQLGVLMSLTRTALSPAQLKQLLQNPPAGVDPIIWEQAKVDNPDPDKLIPVPMVGFKELLRRLKIQDQMTKQHQTRVDIIANDISELQKNQATTVAKIAQYKRKLMDLSHRVLQVLIKQEIQRKSGYAIQVDEEHLRVQLDTIQSELNAPTQFKGRLNELMSQIRMQNHFGAVRSEERYSVDADLLREIKQHLKQQQEGLSHLIGVIKDDMEDIKLIEHGLHDSVHIRGGKLS
- the nup54 gene encoding nucleoporin p54 isoform X4: MAFNFGGGAATNPASTSGFSFGSFAAKTSAPTAFGFGAPTTATASSGFGSFGTGFGAPTTTTTQSTGFNFGNTTTGGLFGNPQNKGFGFSGLGAGAAAPAGFGTGLTGAGLGFGGFNLPTQQQQQGGLFGQQAQAPAQSNQLINTASALSAPTLLGDERDAILAKWNQLQAFWGTGKGFFNNNIPPVDFTQENPFCRFKAVGYSCTPGSKDEDGLLVLVLNRKEADVRAQQQQLVESLHKVLGGHQNLSVNVEAVKTLPDDQTEVIIYLVERSPNGTSKRVPASTLFSFAEQVNVKVQFQQLGVLMSLTRTALSPAQLKQLLQNPPAGVDPIIWEQAKVDNPDPDKLIPVPMVGFKELLRRLKIQDQMTKQHQTRVDIIANDISELQKNQATTVAKIAQYKRKLMDLSHRVLQVLIKQEIQRKSGYAIQVDEEHLRVQLDTIQSELNAPTQFKGRLNELMSQIRMQNHFGAVRSEERYSVDADLLREIKQHLKQQQEGLSHLIGVIKDDMEDIKLIEHGLHDSVHIRGGKLS
- the nup54 gene encoding nucleoporin p54 isoform X5 yields the protein MAFNFGGGAATNPASFGTGFGAPTTTTTQSTGFNFGNTTTGGLFGNPQNKGFGFSGLGAGAAAPAGFGTGLTGAGLGFGGFNLPTQQQQQGGLFGQQAQAPAQSNQLINTASALSAPTLLGDERDAILAKWNQLQAFWGTGKGFFNNNIPPVDFTQENPFCRFKAVGYSCTPGSKDEDGLLVLVLNRKEADVRAQQQQLVESLHKVLGGHQNLSVNVEAVKTLPDDQTEVIIYLVERSPNGTSKRVPASTLFSFAEQVNVKVQFQQLGVLMSLTRTALSPAQLKQLLQNPPAGVDPIIWEQAKVDNPDPDKLIPVPMVGFKELLRRLKIQDQMTKQHQTRVDIIANDISELQKNQATTVAKIAQYKRKLMDLSHRVLQVLIKQEIQRKSGYAIQVDEEHLRVQLDTIQSELNAPTQFKGRLNELMSQIRMQNHFGAVRSEERYSVDADLLREIKQHLKQQQEGLSHLIGVIKDDMEDIKLIEHGLHDSVHIRGGKLS